One genomic region from Leifsonia poae encodes:
- a CDS encoding VOC family protein produces the protein MTELLSPDTAMGAVTLRVADLDTMTAYYRDGVTLSVLAAEGSRVILGRDATPIVILEHAPELRHASPHDAGLFHTAILFDSEETLAAAVYSVATRAPGTFTGSADHLVSKAFYFTDPEGNGVELYWDRDRTQWSWAHGQVEMGTLYLDPNDFLGENLSERAAASVDAADGSRLGSATVGHVHLSVGDVASAREFYVNRLGFETTAALGDQALFVSAGGYHHHMAMNTWNSRGAGRRQLALGLGQVEIRVPNADDLGELSERMRHYGIEARDDGRSVTFDDPWSNAVRAVAGTAA, from the coding sequence ATGACCGAGCTCCTCTCCCCCGACACCGCCATGGGCGCCGTCACGCTGCGCGTGGCCGACCTCGACACGATGACCGCCTACTACCGCGACGGCGTCACCCTCAGCGTGCTCGCCGCGGAGGGGAGCCGGGTGATCCTCGGCCGGGATGCGACCCCCATCGTCATCCTGGAGCACGCTCCCGAGCTGCGGCACGCATCGCCGCACGACGCCGGCCTCTTCCACACCGCGATCCTGTTCGACAGCGAAGAGACCCTCGCCGCCGCCGTGTACTCCGTGGCGACCAGGGCGCCGGGCACCTTCACGGGAAGCGCCGATCACCTGGTGAGCAAGGCGTTCTACTTCACGGACCCCGAGGGCAATGGCGTGGAACTCTACTGGGACCGCGACCGCACGCAGTGGAGCTGGGCTCACGGTCAGGTGGAGATGGGCACCCTGTACCTCGATCCGAACGACTTCCTCGGCGAGAACCTCAGCGAGCGGGCCGCCGCATCCGTCGACGCCGCAGACGGCAGCAGACTCGGCTCGGCCACGGTCGGCCACGTGCACCTATCGGTGGGCGACGTGGCCTCGGCACGCGAGTTCTACGTGAACCGTCTCGGCTTCGAGACGACCGCCGCGCTCGGCGACCAGGCGCTCTTCGTGAGCGCCGGCGGCTACCACCACCACATGGCCATGAACACCTGGAACAGCCGCGGCGCGGGGCGCCGGCAGCTGGCGCTCGGGCTCGGTCAGGTGGAGATCCGCGTGCCGAACGCTGACGATCTCGGCGAGCTGAGCGAACGGATGCGGCACTACGGCATCGAAGCTCGCGACGACGGTCGGTCGGTGACGTTCGACGACCCGTGGTCCAATGCGGTGCGGGCAGTGGCGGGGACAGCAGCGTAG
- a CDS encoding FAD-binding protein translates to MGEWNWAGNHEYRAKRIAHPTGVDELRDLIVAARSVRALGSRHSFNDLADDTDLLVSTAGLPAEVRIDEGARAVTVGGGTRYGDLARVLQNSGWALANLASLPHISVAGAVATATHGSGDRNGNLATAVRALRILRADGEIVDLDRDDPSFAGAVVSLGALGVVTELTLDIQPTFGVRQRLFETLPWSTVFDRFDDITSAAYSVSLFTTWTEDAVGLAWLKEREGDTVTVGDDFFGARALTEPRHMIPTMDVRNTTEQLGVVGPWNERLPHFRLEFTPSNGEEIQSEYLVPRARAVEAIEAVRALGPLVAPLLQVTEIRTVAADGLWLSSAYETDAVGLHFTWLRDQAGVEAVLPAVEDALLPLGARPHWGKVYRDTAGVVPTRYPRLAEFRTLTETFDPQGTFRNAFLARLLD, encoded by the coding sequence GTGGGCGAGTGGAATTGGGCTGGGAATCACGAGTACCGGGCGAAGCGCATCGCGCATCCCACCGGCGTCGACGAGCTGCGTGACCTCATCGTCGCGGCGCGCTCCGTGCGGGCGCTCGGCTCCCGGCACTCGTTCAACGATCTCGCCGATGACACTGATCTTCTGGTGAGCACGGCCGGGCTTCCCGCCGAGGTGCGCATCGATGAGGGGGCCCGGGCCGTGACCGTCGGCGGCGGCACCCGCTACGGCGACCTCGCCCGCGTGCTGCAGAATTCCGGCTGGGCGCTGGCGAACCTGGCCTCGCTCCCGCACATCTCGGTGGCCGGCGCCGTCGCCACCGCCACCCACGGGTCGGGCGACCGCAACGGCAACCTGGCCACCGCGGTGCGGGCCCTGCGCATCCTGCGCGCCGACGGGGAGATCGTCGATCTCGATCGCGACGATCCGTCGTTCGCCGGCGCGGTCGTCTCGCTCGGTGCCCTCGGCGTCGTGACCGAGTTGACGCTCGACATCCAGCCCACGTTCGGCGTGCGCCAGCGGTTGTTCGAGACCCTGCCCTGGTCGACCGTGTTCGACCGGTTCGACGACATCACCTCGGCGGCGTACAGCGTCTCCCTCTTCACGACCTGGACCGAGGATGCGGTCGGTCTCGCCTGGCTGAAGGAGCGGGAGGGCGACACCGTCACCGTCGGCGACGACTTCTTCGGCGCCCGCGCGCTCACCGAGCCGAGGCACATGATCCCGACCATGGATGTGCGCAACACCACCGAGCAGCTCGGCGTCGTCGGCCCGTGGAACGAGCGGCTTCCCCACTTCCGTCTCGAGTTCACGCCGTCCAACGGCGAAGAGATCCAGTCGGAGTACCTCGTGCCACGTGCTCGCGCGGTGGAAGCCATCGAGGCCGTCCGCGCGCTCGGCCCGCTCGTGGCCCCGCTGCTCCAGGTCACCGAGATCCGCACAGTCGCCGCCGACGGACTGTGGTTGTCGTCGGCCTACGAGACGGATGCGGTCGGCCTGCACTTCACCTGGCTGCGAGATCAGGCGGGCGTCGAAGCGGTGCTGCCCGCTGTCGAGGATGCCCTTCTCCCTTTGGGAGCCCGGCCTCACTGGGGCAAGGTCTATCGCGACACTGCCGGTGTCGTGCCGACCCGCTATCCGCGGCTCGCGGAGTTCCGCACGCTGACGGAGACGTTCGACCCGCAGGGCACGTTCCGCAACGCCTTCCTCGCCCGCCTGCTCGACTGA
- a CDS encoding amidase domain-containing protein: protein MLYSPRFYADISTPKWKAGDIAFWIWNGDTTAKYDHTTIVTYVDASGSPYFTQHSANHYNQAYSAYIVANPHAYVADMHLHTSY, encoded by the coding sequence GTGCTCTACTCGCCCCGGTTCTACGCAGACATTTCCACTCCCAAGTGGAAAGCGGGCGACATCGCCTTCTGGATCTGGAACGGTGACACCACCGCCAAGTACGACCACACCACGATCGTCACCTACGTCGACGCCAGCGGTAGCCCGTACTTCACCCAGCACTCGGCCAATCACTACAACCAGGCATACTCGGCCTATATCGTGGCTAATCCGCACGCGTACGTTGCTGACATGCACCTGCACACCAGCTACTAA
- a CDS encoding TIGR00645 family protein → MTETAPSTPPTRHAERGVGRAIGTLIFASRWLQAPLYLGLIVAQAIYVFVFMTELWHLGAKVIEDPTHIDEATIMLYVLGLIDVVMIANLLIMVIVGGYETFVSRMNVDGHPDQPEWLSHVNANVLKVKLAMAIIGISSIHLLKTFIGVSDIGAAGGGSIDGVRYTSEGVLWQVVIHCVFILSAVALAAIDRMSRKN, encoded by the coding sequence GTGACAGAGACTGCCCCGTCGACTCCGCCCACCCGCCACGCCGAGAGAGGCGTCGGACGCGCCATCGGCACACTCATCTTCGCCAGCCGCTGGTTGCAGGCCCCGCTCTACCTCGGGCTGATCGTCGCCCAGGCGATCTACGTCTTCGTGTTCATGACCGAGCTCTGGCACCTCGGGGCCAAGGTCATCGAAGACCCGACGCACATCGACGAAGCCACGATCATGCTCTACGTGCTCGGACTCATCGACGTCGTGATGATCGCCAACCTCCTGATCATGGTCATCGTCGGCGGCTACGAGACCTTCGTCTCACGCATGAACGTCGACGGCCACCCGGATCAGCCCGAATGGCTGTCCCATGTGAACGCCAACGTGCTCAAGGTGAAACTGGCGATGGCGATCATCGGCATCTCCTCCATCCACCTGCTCAAGACCTTCATCGGCGTCTCCGATATCGGAGCTGCCGGCGGCGGGTCGATCGACGGCGTCCGCTACACCTCCGAGGGGGTGCTGTGGCAGGTGGTCATCCACTGCGTCTTCATCCTGTCGGCCGTGGCGCTCGCCGCCATCGACCGGATGTCGAGGAAGAACTAG
- a CDS encoding AI-2E family transporter, with translation MKKQQKQDAVAPAPRTAVGAHRIRPFSFGLVGALGVLVALLIGAVVGQLSTVLVYIGLALFLALGLDPIVSFIERKLPRGAAVTIVVAAVIIVFAGIILAIVPVLVEQISHLVKTLPTTVDDITRSGWYKDVTRQYGDSIQQGLDGILNFLKDPGNLATIGGGLIAVGAGIAGGVTGVTIVLILTLYFMASLRSIKGIAARFVPAYRRERFSELVEDVSGAVGRYVIGQAGLALINGVLSLIFLTIIGAPMPALLALIAFLGSLIPLVGTLIGAVVNSLICLIASPLTALVAFIYYLVYMQVEAYIISPRIMNKAVSVPGAIVVIAAVGGGTIGGILGALVAIPVAASAIIIIQKVVFPAQDEKVVPPAEG, from the coding sequence GTGAAGAAGCAGCAGAAACAGGATGCCGTCGCACCCGCGCCGCGCACCGCGGTCGGCGCCCACCGCATCCGGCCGTTCTCGTTCGGGCTGGTCGGCGCGCTCGGGGTGCTCGTCGCACTGCTGATCGGCGCGGTGGTGGGGCAGCTCTCGACCGTGCTCGTCTACATCGGTCTCGCGCTCTTCCTCGCTCTGGGGCTCGACCCGATCGTCTCGTTCATCGAACGCAAGCTTCCGCGCGGCGCCGCGGTCACGATCGTCGTCGCTGCGGTGATCATCGTGTTCGCGGGCATCATCCTCGCGATCGTGCCCGTGCTGGTCGAACAGATCAGCCACCTGGTGAAGACCCTGCCGACGACGGTCGACGACATCACCAGAAGCGGCTGGTACAAAGACGTCACGCGGCAGTACGGCGACAGCATCCAGCAGGGGCTGGACGGCATCCTCAACTTCCTCAAAGATCCCGGCAACCTGGCCACCATCGGCGGTGGCCTGATCGCCGTCGGCGCGGGCATCGCAGGTGGTGTCACCGGGGTGACCATCGTACTGATCCTCACGCTGTACTTCATGGCCTCACTGCGGTCGATCAAAGGGATCGCGGCCCGGTTCGTGCCCGCCTACCGTCGCGAACGGTTCAGCGAACTCGTCGAAGACGTCTCCGGCGCCGTCGGCCGCTACGTCATCGGGCAGGCCGGCCTCGCGCTGATCAACGGCGTCCTCAGCCTGATCTTCCTCACCATCATCGGGGCGCCGATGCCCGCCCTGCTCGCGCTGATCGCGTTCCTCGGCTCACTCATCCCGTTGGTCGGAACGTTGATCGGTGCGGTCGTCAACTCGTTGATCTGCCTGATCGCCTCACCGCTCACCGCGCTGGTCGCGTTCATCTACTACCTCGTCTACATGCAGGTCGAGGCGTACATCATCAGCCCCCGGATCATGAACAAAGCGGTCTCCGTGCCCGGGGCGATCGTGGTCATCGCCGCGGTGGGCGGCGGCACGATCGGCGGGATCCTGGGCGCGCTGGTCGCGATCCCGGTCGCGGCGAGCGCGATCATCATCATCCAGAAGGTGGTCTTCCCCGCCCAGGACGAGAAGGTCGTCCCACCGGCGGAAGGCTGA
- a CDS encoding phosphoribosylaminoimidazolesuccinocarboxamide synthase, with product MTSSAALPSWSHVYSGKVRDLYVPERAGGLEDTDAVLVVASDRVSAFDHVLVPGIPGKGELLTTLSLWWFDRLSTVPNHLIPDHRLVGDRVVEAIPDAVAGRSMLVKPLHMFPIECVVRGYLTGSGWAEYQATQGVCGIPLPAGLGNGDRLPEPIYTPAWKAPLGQHDENISFERTIELVGAPVAEELRRLSLLIYRLGSEIAEAHGVIIADTKFEFGADRTTGEITLADEVLTSDSSRYWDAAAYAAGTTPAERMASFDKQIVRDWLAAHWDKNGTPPALPADVVERTAARYRELLARLTAD from the coding sequence GTGACTTCCTCAGCCGCCCTGCCCTCCTGGTCGCACGTCTACTCCGGAAAGGTGCGCGACCTCTACGTTCCCGAGCGGGCCGGCGGCCTCGAAGACACCGACGCCGTGCTCGTGGTGGCGAGCGACCGGGTGAGCGCCTTCGACCACGTGCTCGTGCCGGGCATCCCCGGAAAAGGGGAACTGCTCACCACCCTGAGCCTGTGGTGGTTCGACCGGCTGTCGACGGTGCCGAACCACCTCATCCCCGACCACCGCCTGGTGGGCGATCGGGTCGTCGAAGCGATCCCGGATGCGGTGGCCGGCCGTTCCATGCTGGTGAAGCCACTGCACATGTTCCCGATCGAGTGCGTGGTGCGCGGCTACCTCACCGGTAGCGGGTGGGCGGAGTACCAGGCGACGCAGGGCGTGTGCGGCATCCCCCTGCCCGCCGGGCTCGGCAACGGCGACCGGCTGCCCGAACCGATCTACACGCCCGCATGGAAGGCGCCGCTCGGGCAGCACGACGAGAACATCAGCTTCGAGCGCACGATCGAACTCGTCGGCGCACCGGTCGCCGAGGAACTGCGCCGACTGTCTCTGCTGATCTACCGTCTGGGCTCCGAGATCGCCGAGGCACACGGCGTGATCATCGCCGACACCAAGTTCGAGTTCGGAGCCGACCGCACTACCGGCGAGATCACCCTCGCCGATGAGGTGCTCACCAGCGACTCGAGCCGGTACTGGGATGCGGCGGCCTACGCCGCGGGCACCACCCCGGCCGAGCGGATGGCCAGCTTCGACAAGCAGATCGTTCGCGACTGGCTCGCCGCCCATTGGGACAAGAACGGCACTCCGCCGGCCCTTCCGGCAGATGTCGTGGAGCGGACGGCCGCGCGCTACCGCGAACTGCTCGCCCGCCTCACAGCGGATTGA
- a CDS encoding MarR family winged helix-turn-helix transcriptional regulator, which translates to MTVASAPRPERPSPRTAFLLTQLGAHAADRFAARVAEIGLTPRDAGALRALGRSPGISQRELAGRLGTVPSRLVALVDDLENRGLVERVRSAKDRRNYELQLTDAGTALLAQLRTVADAHQDGLLKTLDDDERLVLSRLLAKVAAGAGLGPDGHPGYARDESRHD; encoded by the coding sequence GTGACCGTCGCATCCGCCCCCCGCCCCGAACGGCCATCGCCGCGCACCGCCTTCCTGCTCACGCAGCTCGGCGCGCACGCCGCCGACCGCTTCGCTGCGCGTGTCGCCGAGATCGGTCTCACGCCGCGCGACGCCGGGGCTCTGCGGGCCCTCGGCCGCAGCCCGGGCATCAGCCAGCGCGAGCTCGCCGGCCGGCTCGGCACGGTGCCCAGCCGGCTCGTCGCCCTTGTCGACGACCTCGAGAACCGGGGGCTCGTCGAACGAGTCCGCAGCGCGAAAGACCGTCGCAACTATGAGCTCCAACTCACCGACGCCGGAACCGCCCTTCTGGCGCAGCTGAGAACCGTCGCCGACGCGCACCAGGACGGACTGCTCAAAACGCTCGACGACGACGAACGTCTCGTGCTCTCGCGCCTGCTGGCGAAAGTCGCGGCAGGGGCGGGGCTCGGCCCCGACGGGCACCCTGGCTACGCTCGCGATGAATCGCGCCACGACTGA
- the purD gene encoding phosphoribosylamine--glycine ligase, with protein sequence MKILVLGSGAREHAIVTSLLTEEVAHEIVVAPGNAGIAQDVSVEPGLDPLNGEAVTEYAIEHDIDLVVIGPEAPLVAGVADPLRTRGIPVFGPGKVAAQLEGSKTFAKRIMDAAGVPTGRAVRATTLLEAEEALDAFGAPYVVKADGLAAGKGVLVTEDREAAVAHSSHYLEHGAVLVEEFLDGQEVSLFLVSDGHTVLPLSPAQDYKRLLDGDAGPNTGGMGAYSPLPWLPETFVDEVIETVALPTVRQLAREQTPFIGLLYCGLILTGRGIRVIEFNARFGDPETQVVLPRLVTPLSELLFAAATGALATQPRPEFALDVAVAVVLASEGYPEAPLTGRAITGLDEAAAVPEVTIAHAATVRDAATGALLATGGRVLCVVARGTTFAEARALAYEAVGKIGLDGSQYRTDIAARVV encoded by the coding sequence GTGAAGATTCTGGTGCTGGGTTCGGGCGCGCGCGAGCACGCCATCGTCACGTCGCTGCTGACGGAAGAGGTGGCGCACGAGATCGTCGTGGCGCCGGGCAACGCCGGGATCGCCCAAGACGTGTCGGTCGAACCGGGCCTGGACCCGCTGAACGGCGAGGCCGTCACCGAGTACGCGATCGAGCACGACATCGATCTCGTGGTGATCGGGCCGGAGGCACCGCTGGTGGCCGGAGTGGCCGACCCGCTGCGCACGCGCGGCATCCCGGTGTTCGGCCCCGGCAAGGTGGCGGCGCAGCTCGAAGGCTCCAAGACGTTCGCGAAGCGGATCATGGATGCGGCCGGTGTTCCCACCGGCCGTGCCGTCCGCGCCACCACCCTGCTCGAGGCCGAAGAGGCGCTCGACGCGTTCGGAGCCCCCTACGTCGTGAAGGCAGACGGGCTCGCCGCCGGCAAGGGCGTTCTCGTCACCGAGGACCGCGAGGCGGCCGTCGCCCACAGCTCGCACTACCTGGAGCACGGCGCCGTCCTCGTCGAAGAGTTCCTCGACGGCCAAGAGGTGTCGCTGTTCCTCGTGAGCGACGGCCACACCGTGCTGCCCCTCTCGCCCGCGCAGGACTACAAGCGCCTGCTCGACGGCGACGCCGGCCCCAACACCGGCGGCATGGGCGCATACTCCCCGCTCCCGTGGCTGCCGGAGACGTTCGTCGACGAGGTCATCGAGACCGTGGCCCTGCCCACCGTGCGCCAACTCGCCCGCGAGCAGACCCCGTTCATCGGGCTGCTCTACTGCGGGCTCATCCTGACCGGCCGCGGCATCCGCGTCATCGAGTTCAATGCCCGCTTCGGCGACCCGGAGACCCAGGTTGTTCTGCCGCGTCTGGTCACGCCGCTCTCCGAGCTGCTGTTCGCGGCCGCCACCGGCGCTCTCGCCACGCAGCCGCGGCCAGAGTTCGCGCTCGACGTGGCCGTCGCCGTCGTGCTCGCCAGCGAAGGCTACCCGGAAGCCCCGCTCACCGGCCGGGCGATCACCGGGCTCGACGAGGCCGCCGCCGTCCCCGAGGTGACGATCGCGCACGCGGCGACGGTCCGGGATGCCGCGACCGGCGCCCTGCTCGCGACCGGCGGCCGGGTGCTCTGCGTCGTCGCCCGCGGGACCACCTTCGCCGAGGCGCGCGCGCTCGCTTACGAGGCGGTCGGGAAGATCGGCCTCGACGGCTCGCAGTACCGCACAGACATCGCCGCCCGCGTCGTCTGA
- a CDS encoding TetR/AcrR family transcriptional regulator, producing MRTSESVEERRRHIGEAVWRVIRRDGINAVSTRTVAAEAGMVLGSLRHYFPRQADVVEFAMRLVIDRTTERVRRILHEAGADGPDPQLLLEQFLPLDDERREEMEVWLVFAGATLSDATLAPVKRDSDAALLLLIRQLVEAHSPAGTTATELDRAADRLRALIDGMAAHLVGPAPALDSVTARAILAAELDRIGEDPRRAHPQEIPGAAQALNGA from the coding sequence ATGAGAACCAGCGAGTCCGTCGAGGAACGCCGCCGGCACATCGGCGAAGCCGTCTGGCGGGTGATCCGCCGCGACGGCATCAACGCGGTGAGCACGCGCACGGTGGCGGCCGAAGCCGGCATGGTGCTCGGGTCGCTGCGCCACTACTTCCCCCGGCAGGCCGACGTCGTGGAGTTCGCGATGCGCCTCGTCATCGACCGCACCACCGAACGCGTACGCCGCATACTGCACGAAGCCGGAGCGGATGGCCCCGACCCGCAACTGCTGCTGGAGCAGTTCCTCCCCCTCGACGATGAGCGACGCGAAGAGATGGAGGTCTGGCTGGTGTTCGCCGGAGCGACCCTGTCGGACGCGACGCTCGCCCCTGTGAAACGCGACTCGGACGCGGCCCTACTGCTGCTCATCCGGCAGCTGGTCGAAGCGCACTCGCCCGCCGGCACGACCGCGACCGAGCTCGACCGGGCCGCCGACCGGCTCCGGGCGCTCATCGACGGGATGGCCGCGCACCTGGTCGGACCAGCCCCCGCGCTCGACTCCGTCACGGCCCGAGCAATCCTGGCGGCGGAACTCGACCGGATCGGCGAAGACCCCCGCCGTGCACACCCTCAAGAAATACCGGGAGCCGCCCAAGCGTTGAACGGGGCATGA
- a CDS encoding PadR family transcriptional regulator yields MTPPTPLTPLGVAALALLVERPMHPYEMYQTLIQRSEDRVVKVRPGSLYHTVDRLAGLGLLRATGTEREGNRPERTTYEITEQGNLALSERIATILATPTNEYPEFPLALGESHNLPLESVIQLLRNRLNLLRADLAFIDDGIADLRAKSLPRKYWINVEYTRTLTRVEVTWLESLIDDLESGELSWTEEKNHQKEDSTWKKN; encoded by the coding sequence ATGACACCCCCCACCCCGCTCACGCCCCTCGGCGTCGCCGCGCTCGCGCTGCTCGTCGAGCGACCGATGCACCCCTACGAGATGTACCAGACGCTCATCCAGCGCTCGGAGGATCGCGTCGTCAAGGTGAGGCCGGGTTCGCTCTATCACACGGTGGACAGGCTGGCCGGGCTGGGATTGCTGCGGGCGACCGGGACCGAGCGCGAGGGCAACAGACCGGAGCGCACGACGTATGAGATCACCGAGCAAGGAAACCTCGCTCTCAGCGAGCGGATCGCGACCATCCTCGCGACGCCGACCAACGAGTACCCGGAGTTTCCGCTCGCCCTCGGAGAGTCGCACAATCTGCCGCTCGAGTCGGTCATCCAGCTGTTGCGCAACCGGCTGAACCTGCTGCGCGCCGACCTGGCGTTCATCGACGACGGCATCGCCGACCTCCGGGCGAAATCGTTGCCCCGCAAGTACTGGATCAACGTGGAATACACGCGGACACTGACCCGGGTCGAAGTGACCTGGCTGGAGTCCCTCATCGACGACCTCGAATCAGGCGAACTGTCCTGGACCGAGGAGAAGAACCATCAGAAGGAAGACTCGACATGGAAAAAGAACTGA
- a CDS encoding DHA2 family efflux MFS transporter permease subunit: MEKELKPWPALWALVIGFFMILIDTTIVSVANPAIMKGLNLGTDYNAVIWVTSAYLLSYAVPLLITGRLGDRFGPKNLYLVGLVIFTLASAWCGFSGTMAGGGIGMLITARVVQGLGASLMTPQTMAVITRIFPPDRRGAAMGLWGAVAGVATLIGPLLGGVLVDGLGWEWIFFINVPVGVVAFILAARLVPKLPTHKHRFDIIGVVLSAVGMFLLVFGIQEGGTYNWGVITGPISVWGLIIAGIVVLVAFVVWQAFNKKEPLLPLALFRDRNFSLSNGAITAVGFAVTCMALPLVFYFQTVRGLTPTESALMLAPMAVFSGVFAPFVGKLIDRINPRYFATTGLVLFAVSLFWYSRLLTPDVSIWWLLAPSALLGIAMSGVWGPISTTATRNLPMNQAGAGSGVFNTTRQVGAVLGSASIAALISGRLAVDLPKAPGGASGAGAVTGGTELPEFLHAGFTQAMSEALLLPAAVAFLGAIIVVFWAKPKPPAWGPRADAAAAAAGAAAAGAAAGASGAGASGAVDGLPSGAGQPEPVGVAAAHGSHAAAVPLDAVTHGSHAADVPPVTDLAPDEEPPHGLHAAPVD, encoded by the coding sequence ATGGAAAAAGAACTGAAGCCGTGGCCGGCGCTCTGGGCGCTGGTCATCGGGTTCTTCATGATCCTCATCGACACGACAATCGTGTCGGTCGCCAACCCGGCGATCATGAAAGGCCTGAACCTCGGCACCGACTACAACGCCGTCATCTGGGTGACGAGCGCCTACCTGCTCTCGTACGCCGTTCCCCTGCTGATCACCGGCCGTCTCGGTGACCGCTTCGGCCCGAAGAACCTCTACCTCGTCGGCCTCGTGATCTTCACGCTCGCCTCCGCGTGGTGCGGATTCTCCGGAACGATGGCCGGCGGCGGCATCGGCATGCTCATCACCGCCCGTGTCGTGCAGGGTCTCGGCGCCTCGCTGATGACGCCGCAGACGATGGCTGTGATCACGCGGATCTTCCCGCCCGACCGTCGCGGCGCGGCGATGGGGCTCTGGGGTGCCGTCGCCGGTGTCGCCACGCTGATCGGCCCGCTGCTCGGCGGCGTGCTCGTCGACGGACTCGGCTGGGAGTGGATCTTCTTCATCAACGTGCCTGTCGGTGTCGTGGCCTTCATCCTCGCGGCACGGCTCGTGCCGAAACTGCCCACCCACAAGCACCGCTTCGACATCATCGGTGTGGTGCTCAGTGCCGTCGGCATGTTCCTCCTCGTGTTCGGCATCCAGGAGGGCGGAACCTACAACTGGGGCGTCATCACCGGCCCGATCTCCGTGTGGGGTCTGATCATCGCCGGCATCGTGGTGCTCGTCGCGTTCGTCGTGTGGCAGGCCTTCAACAAGAAGGAGCCGCTGCTGCCGCTCGCGCTATTCCGCGACCGCAACTTCTCGCTCTCGAACGGCGCCATCACGGCCGTCGGGTTCGCGGTGACCTGCATGGCTCTGCCGCTGGTGTTCTACTTCCAGACCGTGCGTGGCCTCACGCCGACCGAGTCCGCGCTGATGCTCGCCCCGATGGCCGTGTTCTCGGGCGTGTTCGCTCCCTTCGTCGGCAAGCTCATCGACCGGATCAACCCGCGCTACTTCGCTACCACCGGGCTCGTGCTGTTCGCGGTCTCACTGTTCTGGTACTCGCGGCTGCTCACCCCGGATGTGTCGATCTGGTGGCTGCTCGCTCCGAGCGCCCTGCTCGGTATCGCCATGTCGGGGGTCTGGGGCCCGATCTCGACGACGGCCACCCGGAACCTTCCGATGAACCAGGCGGGCGCCGGCTCCGGCGTCTTCAACACCACCCGTCAGGTGGGTGCCGTGCTCGGTTCGGCGTCGATCGCTGCGCTCATCTCCGGCCGTCTCGCCGTCGATCTGCCCAAGGCGCCCGGTGGCGCCTCCGGCGCCGGCGCGGTGACCGGGGGAACGGAGCTTCCCGAGTTCCTGCACGCCGGGTTCACCCAGGCCATGTCGGAGGCGCTGCTCCTCCCGGCCGCCGTCGCCTTCCTGGGCGCCATCATCGTGGTGTTCTGGGCCAAGCCGAAGCCGCCGGCCTGGGGCCCGCGGGCCGACGCGGCTGCTGCCGCCGCGGGCGCTGCCGCCGCGGGCGCCGCTGCTGGCGCTTCCGGTGCGGGCGCTTCCGGTGCGGTGGACGGCCTTCCCTCCGGCGCCGGTCAGCCGGAGCCGGTCGGTGTCGCCGCCGCTCACGGCTCGCATGCCGCAGCGGTGCCGCTTGATGCGGTGACGCACGGCTCGCATGCCGCCGACGTTCCGCCCGTCACCGATCTGGCTCCCGACGAGGAGCCGCCGCACGGCCTCCACGCCGCCCCGGTCGACTGA
- a CDS encoding SHOCT domain-containing protein, with product MPFIRRVGRPGLLGLAARTAVVAGTATAVAGGMRSHQEAKAQEQYEAEQFQAQQQQAAMGAAAQQAVAQATPAAPADSGGSDLMTQLSQLGALHSQGILSDDEFSAAKAKLLA from the coding sequence ATGCCGTTCATCCGTCGAGTAGGTCGTCCCGGATTGCTGGGGCTCGCCGCCCGCACCGCGGTCGTCGCGGGAACCGCGACCGCCGTCGCCGGTGGGATGCGCTCCCACCAAGAGGCGAAGGCGCAGGAGCAGTACGAGGCCGAACAGTTCCAAGCCCAGCAGCAGCAGGCCGCCATGGGTGCGGCGGCGCAGCAGGCCGTGGCGCAGGCGACGCCGGCGGCCCCGGCGGATTCCGGCGGCTCCGATCTGATGACTCAGCTCTCCCAGCTGGGGGCACTGCACTCGCAGGGCATCCTGTCGGACGATGAGTTCAGCGCGGCGAAGGCCAAACTGCTCGCGTAG
- a CDS encoding DUF6325 family protein codes for MTDFEYGPAEFIVAQFDSDRPSPGVVQAILDLLDTGTVRLLDLLFVSRAPSGEVTLLEFDDVGDEYGLAGVTLEASGLAGAEDVDDITELIDPGTSGAILVLEHTWAKNLANRFFAAGGSVVHAERIPAPVVNAVLTEAAEE; via the coding sequence GTGACCGATTTCGAGTACGGACCAGCTGAATTCATCGTCGCGCAATTCGACAGCGACAGACCATCGCCGGGTGTGGTGCAGGCGATCCTCGATCTCCTCGACACCGGAACGGTGCGGCTGCTCGATCTGCTCTTCGTGTCGCGTGCGCCGAGCGGTGAGGTCACGCTGCTCGAATTCGACGATGTCGGCGACGAGTACGGCCTGGCCGGCGTCACCCTGGAAGCCAGCGGGCTCGCCGGCGCCGAAGACGTGGACGACATCACCGAGCTGATCGATCCCGGCACCTCCGGCGCGATCCTCGTGCTCGAACACACCTGGGCCAAGAACCTCGCCAACCGGTTCTTCGCCGCGGGCGGGAGCGTCGTGCACGCCGAACGCATCCCGGCACCGGTCGTGAACGCCGTGCTCACCGAAGCCGCCGAGGAGTGA